The following are encoded in a window of Cytophagales bacterium genomic DNA:
- a CDS encoding four helix bundle protein, with product MDEKLLNRNRNINRGFRKLEIWQLAIELYILVHKILKKNPQIPFKVKAQIEDSALSMSGNIAEGYSRRSIKENLRYYEISLSSAAENYTQMFALQSTSQISKDDFIIYDDKIYEFENKMIKMNKNLISKLNSNDKWKSNYQ from the coding sequence ATGGATGAAAAATTATTAAATAGAAACCGTAATATAAATCGTGGATTTAGAAAGCTGGAAATATGGCAATTAGCGATTGAACTCTATATATTGGTTCACAAAATACTAAAGAAAAATCCACAAATTCCATTTAAAGTTAAAGCACAGATTGAAGATTCTGCACTTTCTATGTCTGGCAATATTGCTGAAGGATATTCAAGGAGAAGTATAAAAGAAAACCTGAGATATTATGAGATTTCTTTAAGTTCGGCTGCTGAGAATTATACTCAGATGTTTGCACTTCAATCTACATCACAGATAAGTAAAGATGATTTTATAATTTATGATGACAAAATCTATGAGTTTGAAAATAAAATGATTAAAATGAATAAAAACCTGATATCAAAATTAAATTCAAATGACAAATGGAAATCAAATTATCAATAA
- a CDS encoding 6-carboxytetrahydropterin synthase: MIYLTRKEHFNAAHKLCNPNWSVEKNKEVFGLCANENWHGHNFELIVTVKGAVEPDTGFVIDFNKLSEVIKEKVIDKVDHKNLNLDVDFMKGKIASCENLVAEVWKILDPAICTISNARLHCIKLYETPRNYVEYFGKT, encoded by the coding sequence ATGATTTACCTAACCCGAAAAGAACATTTCAACGCAGCGCATAAGCTGTGTAATCCCAACTGGTCAGTAGAAAAGAACAAGGAGGTGTTTGGACTATGTGCTAATGAAAACTGGCATGGGCATAATTTTGAGCTGATCGTAACAGTAAAGGGGGCAGTGGAACCTGATACAGGTTTTGTAATTGATTTTAATAAACTAAGTGAGGTGATAAAAGAAAAGGTTATTGACAAAGTTGATCATAAAAACCTGAACCTTGATGTTGATTTTATGAAAGGAAAGATAGCAAGCTGTGAAAATCTGGTCGCAGAAGTGTGGAAAATACTTGATCCGGCTATTTGTACCATCTCTAATGCCAGGCTGCATTGTATTAAACTTTATGAGACGCCAAGGAATTATGTGGAATATTTTGGGAAAACTTAA